Proteins encoded together in one Plasmodium cynomolgi strain B DNA, chromosome 9, whole genome shotgun sequence window:
- a CDS encoding hypothetical protein (putative), which translates to MERLNGIVKQVVSADTYVLAGAKKGGVAQERQVSLACIQCPRLFMKSQNVEKSEEPFAWESREFIRKMIIGKNVSFVVEYIYNNRTYCSVFYEDQNLSVMLLERGYANLVSNKNVKTNVYADLESYYIEAKEKKVGIFGNNINSYVRNIIYSYNDKNQNKKIYDLFLNRNLKCVIEHVRDGSNFRVYAEMEESEKRETNMSVVGGSALQNGTVGESNNGVKGKKKKNTGGKKNQKSKEAGEGGDSDADGVGKAAVGYKTMYYFSFTVCGIIVDMFKKEVVNNVENVKEEQYAMETKKFVEARLLNRDIEIVIKHIDNNFNLYANIFYKLGNICTLLLKNGYAYINEYTIKYVENAIEYKRALDEAIQLRKKKWINYTEKKVDYEKEYLATVIEVLYGDVIIVDYHNEERRLYMASIKCEKHSTDLALNTLCLSAKDYLKSQIVGEVVKIVTEYVRIPQSNSEGYIPQCSDDKGRMHFVSVYKMENKKKKESAKGVAAVPSSKWGAEGDEKKKKKKNAKKGGATVSSGEASGQRSGERSGSGMKKGAKMNGHAETHVGEEEDQAVINMNEQLVARGLAKVMNHRQEDEKASNYFRLQELEKEAQEKKVGRFNPHIDIIKINNISGSENSLRARSFENVLNKYNNLNASVDYIYGANKFKLHIPSQNLLINFILLGISVQKINLKEIGSISASASQMKMKKVNGVGAAGAGAAAGVAAEYDGGEAHNILNGDGKSNRKEKLELKEIAIQAYKYTRKMLMQRNVQITILTCDKGGNFIGILRHQNKDFGVHLLSLGYGMLNEIGLSNTNERNHYVKAVEEAKKEKRNIWAIEKIDPNEDDTDNPMLNGQKNLSQFDNIYYCSYVEDINNISIQLKNKQDQLKKLQDELNKPANLESSSQYVLSEIKKNTLVIAKYIDKCYYRAVILQVNKAKKKALVKYIDFGNEDELNFEDIRKLSDGLSLKNYPPFSIRVSLAGVKIPIENKADLIIYVKKFLLDKFLYVKFEKKERNNTFYHVVFYDYEQFTTNKNVKSVNEDIVSSGICYVDNRSDTKIFEKLKKEELVAKKAKLVIWAYGDIDYDDES; encoded by the exons ATGGAAAGACTGAACGGGATCGTAAAGCAGGTCGTGTCAGCAGATACCTACGTTTTGGCGGGCGCCAAAAAGG GCGGTGTTGCACAGGAAAGGCAAGTAAGCCTGGCGTGCATCCAATGCCCCAGGTTGTTTATGAAAAgccaaaatgtggaaaagaGTGAAGAACCATTTGCTTGGGAAAGTAGAGAATTTATTCGTAAAATGATTATCGGAAAAAATGTGAGTTTTGTAGTGGAATATATCTACAACAACAGAACGTATTGTAGTGTATTTTACGAGGATCAGAATTTATCAGTGATGTTACTCGAGAGAGGATATGCCAATTTGGTATCGAACAAGAATGTGAAAACGAATGTGTATGCCGATTTGGAGAGTTACTATATCGaagcaaaggaaaagaaagtaGGAATTTTTGGTAACAATATAAATAGCTATGTGAGGAATATTATATACTCTTATAATGACAAGaatcaaaacaaaaaaatttatgatcTATTTTTAAACAGAAATTTGAAATGCGTTATTGAACACGTGAGGGATGGATCTAATTTCCGTGTCTATGCTGAGATGGAAGAGAGTGAAAAGAGGGAGACCAACATGAGCGTAGTTGGGGGTAGTGCattacaaaatggaactgTTGGAGAAAGCAACAACGGAgtaaaggggaagaagaaaaaaaatacaggtGGGAAGAAGAatcaaaaaagtaaagaagCAGGAGAGGGAGGAGATAGTGATGCTGACGGAGTAGGGAAAGCAGCAGTGGGTTACAAAACCATGTACTACTTCTCCTTCACCGTGTGCGGAATCATAGTAGATATgttcaaaaaggaagtagTAAATAATGTAGAAAATGTCAAGGAAGAACAGTATGCCATGGAGacgaaaaaatttgttgaagCGAGGTTACTAAACAGAGACATCGAAATAGTGATCAAGCATATAGATAACAACTTCAATTTGTAtgctaatatattttacaagcTAGGAAATATCTGCACTCTCCTGTTGAAGAATGGCTATGCGTATATTAATGAGTATACAATTAAgtatgtagaaaatgctATCGAATATAAGAGAGCCTTAGATGAAGCCATACAattgaggaagaagaaatggattAACTACACggagaaaaaagtggatTACGAGAAGGAGTACCTTGCAACCGTTATTGAGGTTCTATACGGAGATGTAATCATTGTAGATTATCACAATGAGGAGAGGAGACTCTATATGGCTTCAATCAAATGTGAAAAACACAGCACTGATTTGGCTCTAAACACTCTATGCTTATCAGCAAAGGATTACTTGAAGAGCCAAATTGTAGGAgaagttgtaaaaattgttacgGAGTATGTGAGAATTCCACAGAGCAATAGCGAGGGGTACATCCCACAGTGCTCGGATGACAAGGGAAGGATGCATTTTGTTAGTGtctacaaaatggagaataagaagaagaaggagagtgCGAAGGGGGTCGCAGCAGTCCCTAGCAGTAAGTGGGGCGCCGAGGGggatgagaaaaagaaaaagaaaaaaaacgcaaagaaGGGGGGAGCCACTGTTAGCAGCGGTGAGGCAAGCGGCCAGCGCAGCGGCGAGAGAAGCGGTTCGGGAATGAAGAAGGGCGCGAAGATGAACGGCCACGCGGAGACCCACgtgggagaggaagaagaccaGGCAGTGATTAACATGAATGAACAACTCGTGGCTAGGGGACTAGCCAAAGTGATGAATCACAGACAGGAAGATGAAAAAGCTAGCAACTATTTCAGACTCCAAGAATtagaaaaggaagcacaggagaaaaaagtgggTAGATTTAATCCACATATCGATATTATCAAAATCAATAATATAAGTGGAAGCGAAAATTCCTTGCGAGCAAGATCTTTTGAAAATGTCCTTAATAAGTATAACAATTTAAATGCAAGTGTCGATTATATTTATGGAGCAAATAAATTCAAGCTGCATATCCCCTCGCAGaatttgttaataaattttatcctACTGGGTATCTCTGTACAGAAAATTAACTTGAAAGAAATTGGCAGTATCAGCGCGTCAGCTAGccaaatgaaaatgaagaaagtaAACGGAGTAGGAGCGGCAGGAGCAGGAGCGGCAGCAGGAGTGGCGGCAGAGTATGACGGGGGAGAGGCGCACAACATACTGAATGGAGATGGTAAGTCCaacaggaaagaaaaactcGAGCTGAAGGAAATAGCCATCCAGGCATACAAATATACAAGAAAAATGCTAATGCAGAGGAATGTCCAAATAACTATCTTAACATGTGACAAGGGAGGAAATTTCATAGGTATTTTACGCCACCAGAATAAAGACTTTGGGGTACATTTACTGAGTTTGGGATATGGAATGCTAAACGAAATCGGATTAAGTAACACTAATGAAAGGAACCATTACGTCAAAGCGGTGGAGGAagcaaagaaggaaaagagaaaCATATGGGCAATTGAAAAAATCGATCCAAATGAAGATGATACAGATAATCCTATGCtgaatggacaaaaaaatttgtcccAATTTGATAACATATACTACTGCTCCTATGTTGAAGATATTAATAACATTTCTATTCAGTTGAAGAACAAACAGGatcagttaaaaaaattacaagatGAGCTAAACAAGCCAGCTAACTTGGAATCATCATCCCAGTATGTCCTCtcagaaattaaaaagaacacTCTGGTTATTGCCAAGTATATAGATAAGTGTTACTACCGGGCTGTTATTCTACAAGTAAATAAAGCCAAGAAAAAAGCCCTCGTTAAGTATATCGATTTTGGAAATGAGgatgaattaaattttgaagaTATCAGAAAGTTGAGTGATGGGTtgagcttaaaaaattatcctccTTTCAGCATAAGGGTGTCCTTAGCTGGGGTTAAAATTCCTATCGAAAATAAAGCCGATTTGATTATCtatgtgaagaaatttttattggataaatttttatacgtCAAGtttgaaaagaaggaaaggaacAACACCTTCTACCACGTCGTTTTTTACGACTATGAGCAGTTCACCACgaacaaaaatgtcaaaagTGTAAATGAGGATATCGTCTCCAGCGGTATATGCTACGTGGATAACCGAAGTGACACCAAGATTTTTGAGAAGCTCAAGAAGGAGGAGTTGGTGGCGAAGAAGGCCAAGCTCGTCATCTGGGCCTACGGAGACATCGACTACGACGACGAGAGTTGA
- a CDS encoding hypothetical protein (putative), producing the protein MSNAQANTSEICELDEIKSHFESKKYEHVLNLTKKIYSNEECDEYALRARYYCLIERGEFTKLVHEIMYILVGCDGVKNTVDGDNGKSAIGNKGRNTFKELFQGSYECIKRKNVLFELFYCMYKLKKLKKLNGCLKYVTEKEENAPQFMDILLAEVNFRLHHFEASIGWYENLLECQNAKQAVAASINVNSGYFSLYFKLLYEYNFLRSVNSRVSSDKAKQKDIEEVKNQIVTNTDGFKYDEERDSFEQIFNYATFFIIEKNYTEAVKFLDLADAICRSTFVGGSASDSGVADGAEEEMDHQKGDDMDDQGDAEGDNRGGHADQTKKRSSDHSARVSFSREDILTNKRTLVQLQRAYVYSKSNRLKDAIAIYENVLQNYAENGQKGDAESVGSLIPLVAYNNYLALRHNCESQSVRHVKHRGKNAPGQDKLNKIKSDLRMSRRNSHKDASQFMQSMELFNECVYSLRNDQKDEFKSKLKIFTTRFGNSILLDKLIALFLKSENAHIKCKHHLLKNIHLMYSHQNKIKFLNAYLSLCYEKKSFTEIVKMCWKYEYVFKMDVHHYRTFFSNLFYVYICARYGGESVPLMGKNNNASVSSDCAKGNDSVVAVPRNLTLVIDLFNKYKQAIKTDIKIVNYETVFLVSKYLLQHGKEELLTDLFDHLSKNVKNDFHFFSCFTYIYTYINMELTHKYEDKLKKAVLTETYLIDVEELENKNFALGFSSMGPTTTTTTTTATTATTASPSTVVPIDRNKKKRKRSKKPKNKKDGVGNHAGYDPEKWLPKHEKTKFKKSKKKKQKTAEAPPKPKVVVVEEPKNNPPGSSKLQGLNKRRKK; encoded by the exons ATGAGCAATGCCCAAGCGAACACGTCAGAAATTTGCGAGCTGGATGAAATAAAATCCCATTTTGAATCGAAGAAGTATGAACATGTGCTTAATTTaacgaagaaaatttacTCCAATGAAGAGTGTGATGAGTATGCTTTGAGGGCTAGGTACTACTGCCTGATTGAGAGAGGGGAATTCACAAAGTTGGTTCACgaaattatgtacatattggTGGGATGCGATGGAGTGAAGAATACTGTAGATGGTGATAACGGTAAGTCTGCGATAGGTAACAAGGGGAGAAACACATTTAAGGAACTCTTTCAAGGAAGCTATGAATGcattaagagaaaaaatgtccTATTTGAGCTTTTCTATTGTATGtacaaattgaagaagcTAAAAAAACTGAATGGCTGTTTGAAGTACGTGACTGAGAAGGAAGAGAATGCGCCCCAGTTTATGGATATACTCCTGGCAGAGGTAAATTTCAGACTACACCATTTTGAAGCATCCATTGGTTGGTATGAAAATTTGTTAGAATGCCAAAATGCCAAGCAGGCAGTGGCGGCCTCGATTAACGTCAACAGTGGCTACTTCTCCCTTTACTTCAAACTGCTATATgagtacaattttttgcgtAGTGTTAACTCGAGAGTCAGTTCTGATAAAGCGAAACAGAAAGACATCGAAGAGGTAAAAAATCAAATCGTAACAAATACGGATGGTTTTAAATACGATGAGGAAAGGGATAGCTTTGAGCAGATATTTAACtatgccactttttttataattgagaaaaattatactGAAGCGGTAAAATTTCTCGATTTGGCAGATGCCATATGTAGGAGCACCTTTGTGGGGGGAAGCGCATCTGATTCTGGTGTCGCTGATGGggcggaggaagaaatggacCACCAAAAGGGTGACGACATGGATGACCAAGGGGATGCTGAAGGGGATAACCGAGGGGGCCACGCGgatcaaacaaaaaaacgctcGAGTGATCACAGCGCGAGAGTTTCCTTCTCTCGAGAGGATATACTAACGAACAAACGGACGCTCGTCCAGTTACAGAGAGCCTACGTATACTCCAAGTCCAACCGCCTGAAAGACGCCATAGCcatatatgaaaatgttttgcaaaattatgcGGAAAATGGCCAAAAAGGAGACGCCGAAAGTGTTGGAAGTCTCATCCCGCTGGTGGCGTACAACAACTACCTCGCACTGAGGCATAACTGTGAAAGTCAAAGTGTTCGCCATGTGAAGCACAGAGGGAAGAACGCACCCGG CCAGGACAaactgaacaaaataaaaagcgacCTACGAATGAGTAGACGTAACTCTCATAAGGACGCGAGCCAATTTATGCAATCCATGGAACTGTTCAACGAATGCGTATACAGCCTGAGGAATGACCAGAAGGATGAATTCAAATccaaattgaaaattttcacaacACGTTTTGGAAATTCAATTCTTTTAGATAAATTAATAgctctatttttaaaaagcgaaaatgcacacataaaaTGTAAGCACCATCTGCTGAAGAATATCCATCTGATGTATtctcatcaaaataaaataaaatttttaaacgcTTACTTATCTCTatgttatgaaaaaaaaagttttacagaaatagtaaaaatgtGTTGGAAATATGAATACGTATTTAAGATGGATGTTCATCACTatcgcacttttttttcgaatttgttttatgtttatatatgtgcTCGTTATGGAGGAGAATCTGTTCCCTTGATGGGAAAGAATAATAATGCCTCCGTGAGTAGCGATTGTGCTAAGGGTAACGACAGTGTCGTCGCAGTACCACGTAACCTAACCCTAGTGATCGACCTTTTCAACAAATACAAACAAGCTATCAAAACagatataaaaatagttaatTACGAGACAGTCTTTCTAGTTAGCAAATATTTGCTACAACATGGGAAAGAAGAATTACTCACGGATCTCTTCGACCATTTGTCCAAGAACGTCAAAAatgatttccattttttttcctgcttcacttatatatatacttatatcaATATGGAGCTTACACATAAATACGAGGATAAATTGAAGAAGGCCGTTCTCACCGAGACGTACCTTATCGATGTAGAGGAACTTGAGAATAAAAACTTCGCTCTGGGATTCTCCTCCATGGGTCCCACTACGACTACGAccactactactgctactactgctactactGCTTCCCCCTCCACAGTAGTACCCATCGataggaacaaaaaaaaacgaaagaggTCGAAGAAGccaaagaataaaaaggacGGGGTGGGTAATCACGCTGGTTACGACCCAGAGAAATGGCTTCCGAAACATGAGAAGACCAAGTTCAAGAAGtccaagaagaagaagcagaaaacgGCGGAGGCCCCCCCCAAACCGAAGGTGGTCGTCGTGGAGGAGCCCAAGAATAACCCACCCGGCTCCTCCAAGCTGCAGGGCTTGAACAAGCGCCGCAAGAAGTGA
- a CDS encoding casein kinase I (putative) has translation MEIRVANKYALGKKLGSGSFGDIYVAKDIVTMEEYAVKLESTRSKHPQLLYESKLYKILGGGIGVPKVYWYGIEGDFTIMVLDLLGPSLEDLFTLCNRKFSLKTVLMTADQMLNRIEYVHSKNFIHRDIKPDNFLIGRGKKVTLIHIIDFGLAKKYRDSRSHSHIPYKEGKNLTGTARYASINTHLGIEQSRRDDIEALGYVLMYFLRGSLPWQGLKAISKKDKYDKIMEKKISTSVEVLCRNSSFEFVTYLNYCRSLRFEDRPDYTYLRRLLKDLFIREGFSYDFLFDWTCVYASEKDKKKMLENKNRFDQTADQEGRVKQN, from the exons ATGGAAATAAGAGTAGCGAATAAATATGcgttaggaaaaaaattagggaGCGGATCTTTCGGTGACATTTATGTCGCCAAAGATATTGTAACAATGGAAGAGTACGCCGTAAAATTA GAATCAACGAGATCGAAGCACCCCCAGCTGCTGTACGAATCGAagttgtacaaaatattggGAGGAGGAA TTGGAGTGCCCAAAGTGTATTGGTATGGCATAGAAGGGGACTTCACCATCATGGTTCTCGACCTTTTGGGGCCATCTCTCGAAGATTTGTTCACCCTTTGTaacagaaaattttctttaaagacTGTCCTCATGACAGCCGATCAAATG TTAAACCGAATTGAATACGTTCACTCCAAAAATTTCATACACAGAGATATCAAACCGGATAACTTTTTGATAG gaagaggaaaaaaagttaccctAATTCATATCATCGATTTTGGACTTGCGAAAAAGTATAGAGATTCAAGATCGCATTCGCACATTCCATacaaggagggaaaaaatttgacGGGGACGGCAAGATATGCCAGTATAAACACACATTTAG gCATTGAGCAATCGCGCAGGGACGATATTGAAGCCCTGGGCTATGTCCTCATGTATTTCCTGCGAGGCAGTTTACCATGGCAAGGCCTGAAGGCTATTtccaaaaaggataaatacgataaaattatggaaaagaaaatatccACGTCTGTAGAAGTCTTGTGTAGAAATTCAAGCT TCGAATTTGTAACCTATTTAAATTACTGTCGATCTTTACGATTTGAAGATAGACCCGATTATACCTACCTGAGGAGACTCCTGAAGGATTTGTTCATAAG AGAGGGATTCTCGTACGACTTCCTGTTCGACTGGACCTGCGTCTACGCATcggagaaggacaaaaaaaaaatgttagaaaataaaaaccgcTTCGACCAAACGGCGGATCAGGAAGGCAGAGTGAAGCAAAACTAG